Within the Cloacibacillus sp. genome, the region GTAGGGCACATTTACCGCCTGGTCTGGGTTGCTCTTGTCAAAGACGACGCGCATCGTCCCCTTGGCGCTGGAGTCAAGGTAGAGCTCCGCGGCTGAGGATTCGAGCGAGATGCTCTTGATATAGACGGCGCTCGCGGGATAGGCGACGTTGATCTTGCAGGTCGCCGTAGCCCAGAATTCAGGGTCGTCTTTGTTGTCTTCCATGCTGCGGATGGAGGTTGCCTTAAGCGTCGCGCTTCCTTTGTGCAGGCCCTTCACCCAGGCCCAGCCGCTGTATTCGGGGTCGTCGGCGTCGGCTGCCGTGGCGCGCAGGATGTTGTCGGCGCTGCTTACGCTCCAGATCATGCGCGGGTCGGTGACGTCGGCGGAGGCGATGAGAAGCTGTACTGGAAGGGCCTCTCCCTCACGGACGGTGATTTCGTTTTTAGGGAACGATAAAGTTCCTTGTTCAGGTGCAAGGGAAGATTTTAAGCCTGGCATATCAGAAATGTAACTTTTGTTTGTGTATTTGCCATCGCGCAAATACGCTGGTACGGCATCCAAGCTGTACATTCCAGATTTAAGGTATCCGACCATTACGCCAAACGATGTTACCCGCATGTCCAGCACTTTCGGCAACCCCCAATATCCAGGAACCCATATAGCATAATCCATGCCACAATTTAGCATCTCGATGCTTTTGAAAAACCCGCCGTCTCTGTCGATGTGTATTTTAGTAATATTGGTAGGGACATACTGGTATATGTTTACAGGCTTTTGTCCTCCCGATGTCAATGGGGTGGGGTTGGTAAATTCTGGACTTGAAGGTAGGTTGCTAGAATTAAAAAACACTTCTCTGGCTCCGATATCGCCGTTGCTGCTCTGTGGGCGTATTACCGCAAGAGCATCACATGAGACTGTTATCGCGCTTTTGGGGATTTTGTCAAAGGCGGGATTATTATTCAGAGAGTCTTTTGTACCGTCATCTTTAAGAGGTATCGTTGCTACGGTAACGGTATCACGCATCTCGTAAGCACCCGCCATCGGCCCTGTTTTTTCCTCCGAGAGGTCAAAGCTCGCTCCTTTTGGCGTCCAGCCGTCGGGAACGAAAGAACCGTTGGCGAGCCATTTTACAAAATAAGAACCTTTAGTGCTGTCGCTGAAATCAGAGTTGACCGTATCGCTTGTGGTTTTTGTGGCGTTTTCTGAGACAACGGCCGCCAGGTTGTATCCCATGAGACTTGCGTTGCCGTAAATATCTGCGTGCTTTCCGTCGTGTTCGGCATGGAAGGCGACGTTGCCCTCGCCGCGCTCAGCTGTGTCGGTGACACTGGTGCTGTTGCCGACGAGTATCGAGTTTCTAAGTTCCAGCGCCTGATTCTTTCCGGCTTCTGCGTAGAGGCCGCCGCCGATCGCGGCTGCCATTACATGATAGCCGTCATATATCGCGGTGTTGCCGACGATGGTGCAGCTCTCTATTTTTTTGGTTCCCCTGCTGTTTGCGCTGTTTTCAAAGTATACGGCGCCGCCGCAGGCCCAATTTGCCCCTTTCTGGAGAACCCAGTTGCCGGCAAAGGTGGTGTTGGTGACAGTCACATCGCGGACGACCGAGCCGACACAGAGCGCGCCTCCGTGGAGGTTTGCGCCATTATTGGTGAAGGAGCAGCCCTCTATCCTCAGTTTGTCATGAGTGCCGTCCACAAAGCCGCCGGCAAAGAGCGCGCCGCCGCGTCCCATATAGTCACTGGTAGAAGCTGCATTGTCTTTGAATGCGCAGGCTTTGAAGGTCACGTCCATATCTGAGACGTCGACTGCGCCGCCGTAGAGTGCCCTGTTAGACTGAAAAAGCGTGTTGCGCACGTACAGCGTGCCGCCGCGGCCGTAGATGGCGCCACCGCCTATGGCGCGGTTGTCTTTGAAGGTGCAGCCGATGACCTCTACGCGCGTGTACTCGCCCTGTATGTGGATGGCGCCGTCGTTGGAGCGGTCAGAATCATAACTGCCTCCGGCCGTTTTAGCGCCTTCAAAGACCAGCCCCTGGAAGCGGACTTTTGGGCCGTGGGCCTTGTCGCCGATTATTTTAAAGATGCCTCCAGTTCCGGAAGTCCTTTTAATCGTGTTGCTGCCCCACTGATAACTCTGATTCATACTTAGCGCTGAAATATCAAGATCAATATCACCGCTGACCACGATGGGGTTAGCGGTGATCTGTGAAACTTTCCCATTTGTACGTCCTTGTGAGCTTTCGGCAAAAAGCACTGTCTGTTTGCCTCCCTTTGCCACTGCCTGCCCGACGGCCCAGCGCATTGTACCCTCGCTGCCGTCGTCTTTGTCAAAGACCGTGACGTGCCAGACATTCTGCTTTCCCGATACGTCTACCGTAGCCTCCGTCGTTCCACCGAACATTGACGGACTCGGTATAAGGCTTGGATTTGCCAGTGCGATACCAACAGCGCATATCAAAGCCGCCGCGATGAGATAGGTGACGCGGTTCTTTCTGAAGCTGAAACTGCCGATAAACCGTTTCATCATTGCATTTCCTCCATTTTTAGTTTGTATATTTCTATGTCCGCCTGCGCGCCGGGCGGCCAAAAAAATTAAAGTACAGTTTCCAGCGTCACGTAAAATGTCCGCCCTTCGACGGGATACCAAAGCATACGCACCGGGCCGTTCAGCCCGTCGGGCCTCATGCGCCAGTCGTCGGCCTGATTGAAAATGTCGTCTACTCCCGCGATGATCGTTGATACGGGGCTGAGCTTATATTTGACGCCTGCGCCGCATATCGTGCGCGCGTCAAACAGGACCTTTTGTGATGAATCGGCGTAGTTTTCGCCTATATACTGAACCTCAGCGAAGAGCTGCCCTCTTTCAAATTTTCTCGTGAGCCTCGCCTTGCCGCTCCATTCTGGCCGGTTGGGGAGCGTCTTGCCGTAATAACGGACGCTGCCGCTGTCGTTTGGGGTCTCGTTGGTTCCCCTTATCCAGGTGCCGGATAGCGTCAGTTTCCACAATTCCGACTCAAGTTCCGTCTCCAGCTCGACGCCCTTTACTTTCGCCTTGGCGATGTTTTTGTAGCGGCCATAGGCGGGGCTTTCCATGTCGAACTCTATCAGGTTGTCGCTTTCGCGCCAGAAGCCTGTGAGCGACGCTTTTATTTGAGTTTCTCCCGAAACCCCGTGCCACGCCGCGCCGATGTCAAACTGTTTTCCCGTCTCCCATTCAAGATCGCCCTTTGCAGGGAGGATAAAGGCGCCGTCGCCGTACCGTTCGTACATGTTGGGCGCGCGGGCGTATGTCCCGAAGGTGCTTCTGAGGGTCCATGCGGGGGAGAATGCCTTTGAGAGAGCTATCTGCCAGGTGGCGTGGCTTGTGTCGTCCTGGCTGAACCAGCGTACGGAAGGGGTCGCTAGAAAGGTGCCTCCGCCGTCGAGGGAGATGGTGTCCTGCAGGCTGCCGCTCCAGTTGCGGGAGCGATAGCGGTCTTTGCCGTTAAGGTAGGTGTAAAGCATGTCTCCGCGCACGTCGAGCCGTTCCTCGTAGAATTCCGCGAGCACCTCGATATAGTGCCGTTCTCCAATGCGCCAGGCGGCGTCTCCCGCCGCGCCTATGCGTTCCGTCTTATATTTGCTCTCCGTCACGTATGCGCCGCCGATGATGCTTGGCGCCGTTCCGCGTCTGCTGTCGTAGTCTTTTGTCTGGTGCGTGTAGATAGTTTTCCAGCCCCAGTCGACATCTCCGCTCTTCTGTCTGCGTCCGAGCGAGAGGTCCCACTTTTCCGTGTCGAGTATCGCTCCTGGACGCTGCAAACCGTAGGGTCTGTCTATGCCGGGGGCCTCCAGCGCCAGGTCTCGGTCATTTTTCACCCATGAGGCGCGCGCCCTCCAGTTTTCGTTCTCCCATTTAAGGAGGAGGTCAGCCTTCTCAAAGCCGTTGTCGCGGCGTTCAGCCTCATAGTCGTCGGTGTCGTTGTATGGAGTCCCATTGTCGTTCCAGTATTTGAAATCGCCGCGATAGCTCTCGCGGGTGAACGAGCCGAAAAATTTACCGTCGCCCAGTCTCGCCGCGTGCGACAGGATTCCTTTGTAGCGGCCGAAAGAACCAGCACCGAAAGACAGGCGAGTCTCTGGCTTCGCTGGCATCTTGGTGATAATGTTTATCACGCCGCCCATTGCCTGTGCGCCGAAACGCGCGGGGATGTAACCGCGATAAACTTCGATGCGTTCTATCGTATCAACTGGGATAGCAGAGAGGTCTACCGCCGCTTCGCTCTGTAAATTGGCAAGAATGCCGTCCACATACACGGCGACCTGAGCGGAGGTGCTGCCGCGGATGGAGGCGACGGCGTAGCCGTGACGTCCCTGTAGGCGGATTATTTGAAGCCCGGGCACCTCTTCGAGGAGGTCTGGAAGATTTTTCTGTTCGCCGCTTCTCTCACCCGGCATTACTACTGTGACGGCGCCCGGCGAAAGTACCATAGGACTTCCGCTGTCCGAACTTATCACTTCTGGAGGGAGGTCAACGGCACCCGCCGAGGGCATTGCTGAAGCCGCTAAAAGCAGCGCGGCAGCGGCGAGGCGAATTAGCGGAAGAGGTGAAATAATCATTGCGCTTATCTTTGCCTTTGGGTACGCTTCAGACGCGTGCGACAGAGGAAAATCAGCATCGCGGCGGCGAATCCACAGCCAGCGCCTGAGTCACACCCGCCGCCACCGCCGCCGTCTGAAGTGCCGCCGTGGCCGCCATCGTTATCGCCGCCGTCGTCGCTGTCGAAATTCTTAAGATCGTCCATCACTGCAATAGAATAAATGTTGTCCCCCAGCTCCGCCGGTTCGAAGCGACGCACTAACGCGCCGCTTTTGTCCCTTGCCTCAAGCGCTTTGCCGACCATGCACCAGAGCGTGGAATCCTTCTCGTCGAAGACGAGGTCCCACGAGAAACCGGCATTATAATAGGAGGCGGCGACCTCTCCGGGGTCGCCCATCTTGCTCAGAGCCTCGGCGGTCGTTACAAAAATCCTGCCGTTGAAACCCGCGTAATTATCGTTGCCTCCCATTCGGGAATCGGCTGCGCCGTGATATGAGCCCGCCATGATATAGGCTGTGCCGTCTTTAGCAATGGTGATCCCATATCCACTTACGGTTGCAGGCCTGCTTGGATCCTGCATAGAGTCGGAGCAGTCGATAAGTTTTCTCGACGTCATCGTCTCAAGGTCGACCTCGTAGATATTCCCGCTGGTCATCGGCCCCTGATAGCCGCCGATCGCCGCGACATAGGCCTTTCCGTTATATTCGGCCATACGCAGGGCGTTCTTTCCCACCTTGGCTTTACGCCCGGTAGGGGTTAGGTCCATTTCAAACTCGATAAGCTCGCTTTCTTCATAACGAGAGACGCCGTTATACGAAATCGCGAAGAGCGCGTAGACCTTTCCGTTGTAAACGGCCACCGCTTCGCCGTGGGGCGAGCAAACGGCGCCTAGCGAATTTGTAAACGTTTTGTACTGCCAGCGTTTATCCACCTTGTAGCCGTTCGCGGTGTCCAGCCGAACGATTTCACCGGAGTCCTGATTAGAGTTTTCGTTAAAATACCCCTCGTATGTAACTGCAAAAAGGTACGGTCCATGTGAAGTTACTGCATGGAGGTTGGTACCGAAGCAGGATTCATTGACGATGGGAGCCTTCCAGTTTGCAGGGTCCCATATATAGACCGTGTCGTTTGGGCCGTAGCGGTACTCCCGTATCATCGCGCGCTGATTGGCGCCGGCGTCACGGAACGAGAACCCCCAGGCGTCGCGTCCAAGGTTATTTACCTGATTCGCCTTTACTTTGAAATCACCCGAGTCTTTGATAAGGGTGCCGGCGGAGCCGGTGCTGTAATTGGAAACTGCATAGAAGAGATCGGCGGACGCCTTCTCGGGGAAAATACCGAATGAAGCTATCGCCGCGGCACAGAGAAACGTTAAAATAAGGCGCAAAACATGATCTTTTTTCTGCAAAGTAATACCCTCCGTTGTCATTTGAAATACGAGGCCCGAGCGGGCCTGTCGTATACTCCACTGTACGGTCATGATCAGAGGGCAAAAAAATAGAGAACCAAGCGAACGGTCCTCTTCACATTTAGTATGCACGGCAAAATACCGCGCTAGTCAAAAGACAGCCGTTCCGCGCCCTCTGCGCTTCACTTGCTTACATTTCATACGGCAGGTCTCCCGACTTTCGGTCATCCTCTACAGAGCGTAAAACTTTGCTCTGTATAAACAATTTCTTGTTTATCCCGCGCCTTCTCACCTTTCGGCAATGGCATGCTGCGGTTTCGTCCCAATCACGGTGGCAGGGGCCGCTCCGGCTTTTACCGGATTCCCTTACGACGTAGAAACAGATATTCAGTTTTTTTGAAGCATGACTGCATGTTTCAAAATCAGTATAACATGCGAATTGTTTCTGTCAAGATGAAATTTCGAGTTGCTTGTCAGTGATGAAATCATGGTAGAGTGCGGCTGCTGTAAGACGCCCCTGTGTGCAAATTGTTGTATATCTCTACCTTTTTATCAGTATTCGCTTCTCTCCGGCGCGCCGGGTGACGCCTTTGCTGTCGAAGTATTCAAGCAGCGGAAGCGTGTATTTTCTGCTGCTTTCGGTGGCGTCTCGGACGTTCGCGAGCGTTATCTCTCCTTCGATGGTCTGGAGTTTGTTTTTGAACTCAGACTCAATTTCAGGAAAAAGAAGAAACGCGCCGGTAATCGTTACAAGTTCTTTTCGTTCTTTTAAGTAGGAGACGACCCGCTTCATTTCCTCCGCGGAGAGTGCGGCCGCTTCGCGCGCTTCGTCTATCGTGGGCATCGAAAAGCCCTTTGCGAGCGCGAAGTTTTTGACCGCGGCCACCTGGTTTGAGAATTTTTCTTCGTCAAACGGCTCGAAGCCGCAAAGCCGCGCCCGCTCGCCTGTAAATTTCAGCGCGCCCTGCCTGTCAAAGAGGGTGAGCAGTTCTTTTGCGAACTTTACGTCCGGCGTGTCGAAGCTCTTTGCGCACTCTTCGGCGCTTAGGCCTTGTCTTTCGGGGTGTTCCTTGTGGAAGGCCTCTAGACGTTCTTTTATCGCGCCGGCGTAAAGCGCGGCCCGCTCTTTTGATACAAGCTGCGTCTCCGCGCCGCGCACGACCGCCATGTCGCCCTTTGCCTCAAAAGGGGAGACGGCGCGCATAAGCTCTGTTAGCGTTATTTCGTTCATTCTCGCGGCGTCCGCGGCGGATATCCTGCCTTTGTAATTGACGAAGGCAAGCAGTTGTTCTTTCAGCGCGGGGCCTTCGGCCATCTCTTCCAGATATTTTATGAGCGCGGTCTTTGTAGCGCGGCTCTTCGGGCGTTCGCCTGCCGCCATCAATATGTTTCCGCCGGCGACCGTTATGAGCGGGCTGTAGGTGCGCAGTATGAAGCAGCTTTTCATTGAAGTTACGACCGGTTCCTCCGTTATGAGCTGCGCTGGCGCGCTTTCGCCGGGCATCAGTATCTCTCGGTCGAGCAGGCTGACGCGAGCCATCGCCTCCGTCGTTCCGACATGGAGGCGCAGCCGCTGCCAGTGTTTGACTGGTTCCGCCGCGCCTAGCAGCCTCATCTGCACGTCAAGGCACGACGAGGGCGTGAAGCAGCCGCGCGAGGTGACGACGTCTCCGCGTTTTACCTCCGCGAGCGCAAGCCCCGCGAGATTGACTGCGACGCGCTGTCCAGCCGTTGCGGTTTCAACGGGGAGGCCGTGCACCTGGATGGAGCGGACTTTTGTGAGGTTTTTTTCAGGCAGCACCTCTATGTCGTCGCCCTCTTTTATTTCGCCGTTTATGGCGGTGCCGGTCACGACCGTGCCGAAGCCGGAGATATGAAACACTCTGTCGACTGGCAGGAAGAAGGCGCCTCTGCGGCTTTTGCTCTCCGACTCTTCCGTCATTTTTTGCAGCGCCGCCTTTAGTTCGTCGATGCCGGCGCCGGTCAGCGCGGATACGGGGATGACCGGTTCGTCGGCGAGGAAGGTATCCGCAAGCAGCGTGCGCGCGTCGTCTACGGCAAGTTCCAGCATCTCTTCGTCTACGAGGTCTGTTTTATTTATGACTGTGAGGCCGTTTTTTATGCCAAGCAGCGACAGTATGGACAGATGCTCGCGCGTCTGCGGCATTACGCCGTCGTCGGCTGCTATTACCAGCATTACGGCGTCCACCCCTGCGGCTCCCGCCACCATTTGTCGTATGAATTTTTCGTGTCCGGGGACGTCTACGATGCTTATCGTCTGTCCCGAAGGCAGCGTGAAGGGCGCAAAGCCCAGCTCTATCGTCATGCCGCGCTTTTTTTCCTCAGCGAGCCGATCGCAGTCGACGTCGGTCAGGCGCTTGACGAGCGAGGTCTTTCCGTGGTCGATGTGGCCCGCCGTGCCTATTACAAACGGGTATTCCAGATTTGCCATCACAGAGCCTCTTTTTCGGGCATGTAGAGCATCTCTTTCAGCGTCTCTATGATGCGGTCCTCGTCGTGCGGGCGCAGCGTCCTCATGTGAAAGAGCACTCTGTCCAAAGAGGCGCCCGTTACGACGGGATATT harbors:
- the selB gene encoding selenocysteine-specific translation elongation factor, with the protein product MANLEYPFVIGTAGHIDHGKTSLVKRLTDVDCDRLAEEKKRGMTIELGFAPFTLPSGQTISIVDVPGHEKFIRQMVAGAAGVDAVMLVIAADDGVMPQTREHLSILSLLGIKNGLTVINKTDLVDEEMLELAVDDARTLLADTFLADEPVIPVSALTGAGIDELKAALQKMTEESESKSRRGAFFLPVDRVFHISGFGTVVTGTAINGEIKEGDDIEVLPEKNLTKVRSIQVHGLPVETATAGQRVAVNLAGLALAEVKRGDVVTSRGCFTPSSCLDVQMRLLGAAEPVKHWQRLRLHVGTTEAMARVSLLDREILMPGESAPAQLITEEPVVTSMKSCFILRTYSPLITVAGGNILMAAGERPKSRATKTALIKYLEEMAEGPALKEQLLAFVNYKGRISAADAARMNEITLTELMRAVSPFEAKGDMAVVRGAETQLVSKERAALYAGAIKERLEAFHKEHPERQGLSAEECAKSFDTPDVKFAKELLTLFDRQGALKFTGERARLCGFEPFDEEKFSNQVAAVKNFALAKGFSMPTIDEAREAAALSAEEMKRVVSYLKERKELVTITGAFLLFPEIESEFKNKLQTIEGEITLANVRDATESSRKYTLPLLEYFDSKGVTRRAGEKRILIKR
- a CDS encoding Synerg-CTERM sorting domain-containing protein, with translation MMKRFIGSFSFRKNRVTYLIAAALICAVGIALANPSLIPSPSMFGGTTEATVDVSGKQNVWHVTVFDKDDGSEGTMRWAVGQAVAKGGKQTVLFAESSQGRTNGKVSQITANPIVVSGDIDLDISALSMNQSYQWGSNTIKRTSGTGGIFKIIGDKAHGPKVRFQGLVFEGAKTAGGSYDSDRSNDGAIHIQGEYTRVEVIGCTFKDNRAIGGGAIYGRGGTLYVRNTLFQSNRALYGGAVDVSDMDVTFKACAFKDNAASTSDYMGRGGALFAGGFVDGTHDKLRIEGCSFTNNGANLHGGALCVGSVVRDVTVTNTTFAGNWVLQKGANWACGGAVYFENSANSRGTKKIESCTIVGNTAIYDGYHVMAAAIGGGLYAEAGKNQALELRNSILVGNSTSVTDTAERGEGNVAFHAEHDGKHADIYGNASLMGYNLAAVVSENATKTTSDTVNSDFSDSTKGSYFVKWLANGSFVPDGWTPKGASFDLSEEKTGPMAGAYEMRDTVTVATIPLKDDGTKDSLNNNPAFDKIPKSAITVSCDALAVIRPQSSNGDIGAREVFFNSSNLPSSPEFTNPTPLTSGGQKPVNIYQYVPTNITKIHIDRDGGFFKSIEMLNCGMDYAIWVPGYWGLPKVLDMRVTSFGVMVGYLKSGMYSLDAVPAYLRDGKYTNKSYISDMPGLKSSLAPEQGTLSFPKNEITVREGEALPVQLLIASADVTDPRMIWSVSSADNILRATAADADDPEYSGWAWVKGLHKGSATLKATSIRSMEDNKDDPEFWATATCKINVAYPASAVYIKSISLESSAAELYLDSSAKGTMRVVFDKSNPDQAVNVPYSVEWSVSDETIAAVKQRASNPVWATLTPLKAGSVVVTAKVTQGGELQEKDIYTANYTVVIKATGGGGIVDETPDGVSVSPVKPAISVPGIVTSAPQFAADVDLVATLIGANSANITADSKGNLTLKNSLVSRSAEQAVAAAIKDGKLEAGTKIEGMHTLPIFTATGNELREILATGFAVSGDVLGVGRPQELHLFKVFPDDREGRLFDFAATSGDYKDKTFTVLDGSNNVPEKIIASESYTLVVFVQDCGEFDLDKTENGAVTDPVAILNTKAASAAPDAPSSSGSGSGGCNAGYGLLACLALLPALALKKHKK
- a CDS encoding TonB-dependent receptor, which produces MVLSPGAVTVVMPGERSGEQKNLPDLLEEVPGLQIIRLQGRHGYAVASIRGSTSAQVAVYVDGILANLQSEAAVDLSAIPVDTIERIEVYRGYIPARFGAQAMGGVINIITKMPAKPETRLSFGAGSFGRYKGILSHAARLGDGKFFGSFTRESYRGDFKYWNDNGTPYNDTDDYEAERRDNGFEKADLLLKWENENWRARASWVKNDRDLALEAPGIDRPYGLQRPGAILDTEKWDLSLGRRQKSGDVDWGWKTIYTHQTKDYDSRRGTAPSIIGGAYVTESKYKTERIGAAGDAAWRIGERHYIEVLAEFYEERLDVRGDMLYTYLNGKDRYRSRNWSGSLQDTISLDGGGTFLATPSVRWFSQDDTSHATWQIALSKAFSPAWTLRSTFGTYARAPNMYERYGDGAFILPAKGDLEWETGKQFDIGAAWHGVSGETQIKASLTGFWRESDNLIEFDMESPAYGRYKNIAKAKVKGVELETELESELWKLTLSGTWIRGTNETPNDSGSVRYYGKTLPNRPEWSGKARLTRKFERGQLFAEVQYIGENYADSSQKVLFDARTICGAGVKYKLSPVSTIIAGVDDIFNQADDWRMRPDGLNGPVRMLWYPVEGRTFYVTLETVL